One stretch of Gouania willdenowi chromosome 16, fGouWil2.1, whole genome shotgun sequence DNA includes these proteins:
- the hapln2 gene encoding hyaluronan and proteoglycan link protein 2, with protein sequence MNCAVVLLLVSGWASATHNNRKAAQKKLKYLHEPPAYQEVTARRGDHVTLPCILKLKPSHYKVKWTKLEPEHIGPQNIIMISNAHGFKPYGRLGKRASLRNAHTMDVSLMLRQLELEDDGTYRCEVINDIEDESVDITLRLEGVVFPYQSKDGRYKLTYHEAKDACSEQDGRLATFSQLYKAWTEGLDWCNAGWLLDGVVRYPIIRPRSVCGGEPLPGIRSYGPKNKERDRFDAFCFTSQISGSVFYISGSFSFDQAEQACEHRGAEQALVGQLYAAWHFQNYDQCDGGWLKDGSVRFPIRHPRKRCGGIPEAGVRSYGFPDKMTRLYGAFCYR encoded by the exons ATGAACTGCGCTGTGGTTCTTTTGTTGGTATCGGGCTGGGCTTCAGCTacacacaacaacagaaaagcag CACAAAAAAAGCTGAAATATCTGCATGAGCCACCTGCGTACCAAGAGGTTACCGCCCGAAGAGGAGATCATGTCACTTTACCGTGTATTCTCAAATTAAAACCCAGCCACTACAAGGTCAAGTGGACCAAGTTGGAGCCGGAGCACATTGGCCCTCAGAACATTATCATGATATCAAATGCTCATGGCTTCAAGCCGTATGGTCGACTAGGAAAAAGGGCTTCTCTCCGAAACGCTCACACCATGGATGTCTCCTTGATGCTCAGGCAGCTTGAGCTGGAAGATGACGGCACGTATAGATGCGAGGTCATCAACGACATCGAGGACGAGAGTGTGGACATTACTTTGAGATTAGAAG GTGTGGTTTTTCCTTACCAGAGTAAAGATGGGCGCTACAAACTCACGTATCATGAAGCTAAAGATGCTTGTTCTGAACAGGACGGCAGGTTGGCCACATTCAGTCAGCTTTACAAAG CGTGGACTGAAGGTCTGGACTGGTGTAATGCAGGATGGCTCCTTGATGGCGTAGTTCGTTACCCCATTATTCGACCCAGGTCCGTCTGTGGAGGAGAGCCGCTTCCTGGCATCCGCAGTTACGGTCCAAAAAATAAGGAGCGAGATCGGTTTGATGCTTTCTGCTTCACTTCGCAAATATCTG GTTCAGTCTTCTACATCTCAGGATCTTTCTCCTTCGATCAGGCAGAACAGGCCTGTGAACATCGGGGAGCAGAGCAAGCATTGGTTGGCCAGCTTTACGCAGCCTGGCATTTCCAAAACTATGACCAGTGTGATGGTGGTTGGCTCAAAGATGGCAGCGTTCGCTTTCCCATCAGACACCCCAGAAAGCGCTGTGGAGGAATCCCTGAGGCTGGGGTGCGTTCATATGGATTCCCCGATAAGATGACTCGTCTTTATGGAGCCTTTTGCTACAGGTAG